From a single Porites lutea chromosome 10, jaPorLute2.1, whole genome shotgun sequence genomic region:
- the LOC140949818 gene encoding F-box-like/WD repeat-containing protein TBL1X isoform X1, which translates to MSMSSDEVNFLVYRYLQESGFQHSAFTFGVESHIDQSSINGSVVPPGALVSIIQKGVQYVEAEVTLGEDGTILDENTELALIDAVLPDIVATRHTLLQNTKPLREIKHESNLDGSHYPNENYKGHSEVMEIDAGVNDFGNYKATLLKGHESEVFVCSWNPSQDLLASGSGDGTARLWPFNDSGVGTPVVLQHQFKDIENHKNATKDVTSLEWNNDGTLLATGFYDGQARIWSPEGELVKTLCEHKGPIFSIKWNKKGNYLLSAGVDKSTVVWDSSNWEVKQQFGFHQAPTLDVDWQNNSSFASCSTDKIIHICRIGVDKPIKSFQGHTSDVNAIKWDPQGSLLASCSDDLSAKIWSIKQDSWVFDLQGHKKGIYTVAWSPTGPVTACPNAPLILASASYDTTVKLWELERGSCVMSLAKHQEPVYSLAFSPDGRYIASGSFDRGINIWSTQTGTLVSSFHGNGGIFEVQWSPRGDKVAACFSDNTLCVLDVRNL; encoded by the exons ATGTCTATGAGCAGCGATGAGGTCAACTTTCTAGTTTACAGATATCTTCAGGAGTCAG GATTTCAACATTCAGCATTTACCTTTGGAGTAGAAAGTCATATTGACCAATCCAGTATCAATGGATCTGTGGTACCCCCTGGGGCTTTGGTGTCAATCATTCAGAAAGGTGTCCAGTATGTTGAGGCGGAGGTGACACTCGGTGAG GATGGAACAATACTAGATGAAAACACTGAGCTAGCACTTATTGACGCTGTTCTCCCGGACATTGTTGCTACAAGGCATACATTATTACAAAATACTAAACCACTTAGAGAGATTAAACATGAATCAAATCTTGATGGCAGCCACTATCCCAATGAGAATTACAAGGGACATAGTGAAGTCATGGAGATTGATGCGGGAGTTAACGATTTTGGAAACTACAAAGCAACACTTTTGAAAGGCCATGAATCTGAG GTATTTGTGTGTTCTTGGAATCCTTCTCAAGATTTATTAGCTTCTGG ATCTGGTGATGGAACTGCTAGATTGTGGCCATTTAATGATTCAGGAGTTGGGACACCCGTTGTGTTACAGCATCAGTTCAAGGACATTGAAAACCATAAAAATGCTACTAAGGATGTAACATCATTAGAGTGGAAT AATGATGGAACACTTTTAGCGACTGGATTTTATGATGGGCAAGCTAGAATATGGAGCCCAGAgg gggaGCTTGTTAAAACACTATGTGAACACAAAGGTCCTATATTTTCCattaaatggaacaaaaaaggaaattatttACTTAGCGCTGGCGTAGATAAG AGTACTGTTGTCTGGGATTCAAGTAACTGGGAAGTCAAGCAACAGTTTGGGTTCCACCAGG CTCCTACACTGGATGTAGACTGGCAGAACAACAGTAGTTTTGCATCATGTTCAACAGACAAAATTATTCATATCTGTAGAATAGGTGTGGATAAACCTATCAAGTCTTTTCAAGGACACACT AGTGATGTTAATGCAATCAAATGGGATCCACAAGGGTCGTTATTAGCATCTTGTTCAGATGACCTCTCAGCTAAG ATTTGGAGTATAAAACAAGATAGCTGGGTGTTTGATCTTCAAGGCCACAAAAAAGGGATTTATACAGTAGCGTGGAGCCCTACAGGACCAGTAACAGCTTGTCCAAATGCTCCTCTTATTTTAGCTAG TGCTTCTTATGATACCACAGTAAAACTGTGGGAACTTGAGCGAGGCAGCTGTGTTATGTCTCTTGCTAAGCATCAGGAACCTGTATATTCACTGGCCTTTAGTCCTGATGGGAGATATATCGCCTCAGGGTCCTTTGATAGAGGAATAAACATCTGGTCAACACAG ACTGGAACTTTAGTTAGTAGTTTCCATGGTAATGGTGGAATATTTGAAGTCCAGTGGAGTCCAAGAGGCGACAAAGTAGCTGCATGTTTCTCAGATAACACG CTGTGCGTTTTAGATGTCCGCAACCTTTGA
- the LOC140949818 gene encoding F-box-like/WD repeat-containing protein TBL1X isoform X2, whose translation MSMSSDEVNFLVYRYLQESGFQHSAFTFGVESHIDQSSINGSVVPPGALVSIIQKGVQYVEAEVTLGEDGTILDENTELALIDAVLPDIVATRHTLLQNTKPLREIKHESNLDGSHYPNENYKGHSEVMEIDAGVNDFGNYKATLLKGHESEVFVCSWNPSQDLLASGSGDGTARLWPFNDSGVGTPVVLQHQFKDIENHKNATKDVTSLEWNNDGTLLATGFYDGQARIWSPEGELVKTLCEHKGPIFSIKWNKKGNYLLSAGVDKSTVVWDSSNWEVKQQFGFHQAPTLDVDWQNNSSFASCSTDKIIHICRIGVDKPIKSFQGHTIWSIKQDSWVFDLQGHKKGIYTVAWSPTGPVTACPNAPLILASASYDTTVKLWELERGSCVMSLAKHQEPVYSLAFSPDGRYIASGSFDRGINIWSTQTGTLVSSFHGNGGIFEVQWSPRGDKVAACFSDNTLCVLDVRNL comes from the exons ATGTCTATGAGCAGCGATGAGGTCAACTTTCTAGTTTACAGATATCTTCAGGAGTCAG GATTTCAACATTCAGCATTTACCTTTGGAGTAGAAAGTCATATTGACCAATCCAGTATCAATGGATCTGTGGTACCCCCTGGGGCTTTGGTGTCAATCATTCAGAAAGGTGTCCAGTATGTTGAGGCGGAGGTGACACTCGGTGAG GATGGAACAATACTAGATGAAAACACTGAGCTAGCACTTATTGACGCTGTTCTCCCGGACATTGTTGCTACAAGGCATACATTATTACAAAATACTAAACCACTTAGAGAGATTAAACATGAATCAAATCTTGATGGCAGCCACTATCCCAATGAGAATTACAAGGGACATAGTGAAGTCATGGAGATTGATGCGGGAGTTAACGATTTTGGAAACTACAAAGCAACACTTTTGAAAGGCCATGAATCTGAG GTATTTGTGTGTTCTTGGAATCCTTCTCAAGATTTATTAGCTTCTGG ATCTGGTGATGGAACTGCTAGATTGTGGCCATTTAATGATTCAGGAGTTGGGACACCCGTTGTGTTACAGCATCAGTTCAAGGACATTGAAAACCATAAAAATGCTACTAAGGATGTAACATCATTAGAGTGGAAT AATGATGGAACACTTTTAGCGACTGGATTTTATGATGGGCAAGCTAGAATATGGAGCCCAGAgg gggaGCTTGTTAAAACACTATGTGAACACAAAGGTCCTATATTTTCCattaaatggaacaaaaaaggaaattatttACTTAGCGCTGGCGTAGATAAG AGTACTGTTGTCTGGGATTCAAGTAACTGGGAAGTCAAGCAACAGTTTGGGTTCCACCAGG CTCCTACACTGGATGTAGACTGGCAGAACAACAGTAGTTTTGCATCATGTTCAACAGACAAAATTATTCATATCTGTAGAATAGGTGTGGATAAACCTATCAAGTCTTTTCAAGGACACACT ATTTGGAGTATAAAACAAGATAGCTGGGTGTTTGATCTTCAAGGCCACAAAAAAGGGATTTATACAGTAGCGTGGAGCCCTACAGGACCAGTAACAGCTTGTCCAAATGCTCCTCTTATTTTAGCTAG TGCTTCTTATGATACCACAGTAAAACTGTGGGAACTTGAGCGAGGCAGCTGTGTTATGTCTCTTGCTAAGCATCAGGAACCTGTATATTCACTGGCCTTTAGTCCTGATGGGAGATATATCGCCTCAGGGTCCTTTGATAGAGGAATAAACATCTGGTCAACACAG ACTGGAACTTTAGTTAGTAGTTTCCATGGTAATGGTGGAATATTTGAAGTCCAGTGGAGTCCAAGAGGCGACAAAGTAGCTGCATGTTTCTCAGATAACACG CTGTGCGTTTTAGATGTCCGCAACCTTTGA
- the LOC140950494 gene encoding uncharacterized protein, producing the protein MESQLSKPMDFSCSVKYLGSQNAMYAQTGTLENIARLYQKGCALNEKDTNAKLTVGRDNVTVLCKNTEKTFKLRKILFCASYKKIPKVVAFNYQVCSSPKRLECHAFLCASNEDARCVVAALTMAFRMAYKDRSSDGVYDDQTTMNPKVWNVDSAEEKEMKMSFALPRKIGEIFDSLTNCITISS; encoded by the coding sequence ATGGAGTCGCAGTTATCGAAGCCTATGGACTTTTCTTGCAGTGTGAAGTATCTTGGAAGTCAGAATGCGATGTACGCGCAAACCGGGACGCTAGAGAACATCGCGCGTCTTTACCAAAAGGGTTGCGCTCTAAACGAGAAGGACACAAACGCAAAACTGACGGTAGGAAGAGACAATGTGACAGTACTGTGTAAAAACACAGAGAAAACGTTCAAGTTACGGAAAATTCTCTTCTGCGCAAGCTATAAGAAGATACCCAAGGTGGTCGCGTTTAACTACCAAGTGTGTTCGTCTCCCAAACGGCTTGAATGCCACGCTTTTCTTTGTGCCTCGAACGAGGATGCAAGATGCGTCGTAGCTGCGCTAACGATGGCATTCAGAATGGCTTATAAAGATCGGAGTTCGGACGGAGTTTATGATGATCAAACTACAATGAACCCCAAGGTTTGGAACGTGGATTCGGCTGAggagaaagaaatgaaaatgagTTTCGCTTTGCCGAGGAAGATAGGTGAAATCTTCGATTCTCTAACCAATTGTATCACGATATCAAGCTAA